The Streptomyces sp. NBC_01197 genome window below encodes:
- a CDS encoding GH92 family glycosyl hydrolase, whose translation MRRWKTRGAVAAVAALLFAGTAAPASAALTTLSNGSATPPGAQLVDDPADYVDPLTGTGSGGSTVGEINNFPGPATPFGMMQFSPDTVGSYAGYQYHSDTLRGFSIDHASVGCTAFGDVPILPVTGDIGPAPWNRTEHFSHTDEKAEPGYYAVTLADSKVRAELTASTRTGLAAFTFPKGADAAQVLVKGGASLAGDKRADMHVVGDRQVTGSATTGNFCGKGNEYTVHYAITFDRPFTAHGTWDGKTVSKGSDTVNAPKAGAYLTFGTAGTGTVRAKISMSYVSVDGAEANMASEVPGWSLDKLREQTRDRWTSALRKVRVAGRDTGQLKTFYTSLYHSLMHPNTFNDVDGRYIGFDNKVRELPKGRTQYANFSDWDTCRSLAPLQAMLWPKEASDMAQSLVNDAEQGGWWPRWPFANGYTGQMTGDNSVALIANLYAYGARDFDLKTALKYLVKGATTVDSTPGAYHERPDIANYVERGYAPNNDASRGDHQRVGGSVTLEWAIDDFSIAQLATAAGDRKTARTFTLRSQNWQNILNPATGYLQPRGEDGRFPDGPGFQPPPAGKFGQDGFDEGNAAQYNWLVPQNTAGLITAMGGRETASQRLDTFFTKLNAGPNEPYMWAGNEIDFGVPWVYDYLGQPWKTQKAVRDVATTLFSPTPDGEPGNDDLGAQSSWYVWAALGVYPSTPGTSDLAVHSPLFERAVLDLPGKGDLDIRAPKASASTPYVHDLKLDGRDWERTYLPKSAVSRGGRLDFTLSGTPDTHWATSAAAAPPSYRTGERSFLANATPNQVTSAPGGDGAEVTVDAQRLAGHDHSLTVTASPPKGLTVSATTEQLKLDQATGSGSVGLTVEAGPKTPDGYYEVPLTVGGSGKGNTVRLSAIVLVAADGSPAAAYDNTGLSDDADHGQADFDGAGNSYSRQALAAGGLKSGARVEASGTSFVWPAAPQGRPDNVVADGRTLDLSGSAKDAKRLLFVGSATNGDHQDSAKVTFTDGSTGTADLSFGDWTLPGGGTDPVLGNTLVAHSAYRNQPGGTGGAADVFATAPFKVPDGKQIKSVTLPKNPQLHVFAVGLG comes from the coding sequence GTGAGACGTTGGAAGACTCGCGGCGCGGTCGCCGCAGTCGCGGCGCTCCTCTTCGCCGGAACAGCAGCTCCGGCCTCAGCCGCTTTGACAACGTTGTCCAACGGTTCCGCCACTCCACCTGGCGCCCAGCTCGTCGATGACCCCGCCGACTACGTGGACCCGCTGACCGGTACCGGAAGCGGTGGCTCCACCGTGGGAGAGATCAACAACTTCCCTGGTCCCGCCACCCCGTTCGGCATGATGCAGTTCTCGCCCGACACGGTCGGTTCGTACGCCGGTTACCAGTACCACAGCGACACCCTGCGGGGGTTCAGCATCGATCACGCGTCGGTCGGCTGCACCGCCTTCGGCGATGTGCCGATCCTGCCGGTGACAGGCGACATCGGCCCGGCGCCCTGGAACAGGACCGAGCACTTCTCGCACACCGACGAGAAGGCGGAGCCGGGGTACTACGCGGTCACCCTCGCCGACTCGAAGGTGCGTGCCGAGCTCACCGCGTCGACCCGCACCGGGCTCGCGGCGTTCACCTTCCCCAAGGGCGCGGACGCGGCGCAGGTCCTGGTCAAGGGCGGTGCGAGTCTCGCGGGCGACAAGCGGGCCGATATGCACGTCGTCGGCGACCGGCAGGTCACCGGCTCCGCCACCACCGGGAATTTCTGCGGCAAGGGGAACGAGTACACCGTTCACTACGCCATCACCTTCGACCGCCCCTTCACCGCCCACGGCACCTGGGACGGCAAGACGGTGTCGAAGGGCAGCGACACGGTGAACGCGCCGAAGGCCGGCGCCTATCTGACGTTCGGCACGGCCGGGACCGGCACCGTGCGCGCCAAGATCTCCATGTCGTACGTGTCCGTGGACGGCGCCGAGGCCAACATGGCGTCCGAGGTGCCCGGCTGGAGCCTCGACAAGCTGCGCGAGCAGACCCGCGACCGGTGGACGTCGGCGCTGCGCAAGGTGCGCGTCGCGGGCCGGGACACCGGTCAGCTGAAGACGTTCTACACCTCGCTCTACCACTCGCTGATGCATCCGAACACGTTCAATGACGTGGACGGGCGCTACATCGGCTTCGACAACAAGGTCCGCGAACTTCCCAAGGGCCGCACCCAGTACGCGAACTTCTCGGACTGGGACACCTGCCGCTCCCTCGCCCCGCTCCAGGCCATGCTGTGGCCCAAGGAGGCGAGCGACATGGCGCAGTCCCTGGTCAACGACGCCGAACAGGGCGGCTGGTGGCCGCGCTGGCCGTTCGCGAACGGCTACACCGGGCAGATGACCGGCGACAACTCCGTAGCGCTGATCGCCAATCTGTATGCGTACGGCGCTCGTGACTTCGACCTCAAGACGGCACTGAAGTATCTGGTCAAGGGGGCGACCACGGTGGACAGCACGCCCGGCGCCTACCACGAGCGCCCCGACATCGCCAACTACGTCGAGCGGGGCTACGCGCCGAACAACGACGCCTCACGCGGCGACCACCAGCGCGTCGGTGGCTCGGTGACGCTGGAGTGGGCGATCGACGACTTCTCCATCGCGCAGCTCGCGACCGCGGCCGGGGACAGGAAGACCGCCCGGACGTTCACGCTCCGCAGCCAGAACTGGCAGAACATCCTCAACCCCGCGACCGGCTACCTCCAGCCACGCGGTGAGGACGGCCGATTCCCCGACGGCCCGGGCTTCCAGCCGCCGCCGGCCGGCAAGTTCGGCCAGGACGGCTTCGACGAGGGCAACGCCGCCCAGTACAACTGGCTCGTCCCGCAGAACACCGCTGGACTGATCACCGCCATGGGCGGCCGCGAGACGGCGTCCCAGCGCCTGGACACGTTCTTCACCAAGCTCAACGCGGGCCCCAACGAGCCGTACATGTGGGCGGGGAACGAGATCGACTTCGGGGTGCCGTGGGTCTACGACTACCTCGGTCAGCCGTGGAAGACGCAGAAGGCCGTACGGGACGTGGCCACCACGCTTTTCAGCCCCACGCCGGACGGCGAGCCGGGCAATGACGACCTGGGCGCCCAGTCCTCCTGGTATGTCTGGGCCGCGCTCGGTGTGTATCCCTCGACGCCGGGCACATCCGATCTGGCCGTGCACAGCCCGCTGTTCGAGCGCGCCGTGCTCGACCTGCCGGGCAAGGGCGACCTGGACATCCGCGCCCCGAAGGCGTCGGCGAGCACTCCGTACGTCCACGATCTGAAGCTGGACGGCCGCGACTGGGAGCGCACCTATCTGCCCAAGTCGGCGGTGTCCCGGGGCGGGCGGCTGGACTTCACGCTGTCCGGGACGCCCGACACCCACTGGGCGACATCGGCGGCGGCCGCGCCCCCGTCGTACCGCACGGGCGAACGGTCCTTCCTGGCGAACGCGACCCCCAACCAGGTCACCTCGGCGCCGGGCGGCGACGGCGCCGAGGTCACGGTCGACGCGCAGCGGCTCGCCGGACACGACCACAGCCTGACCGTGACCGCTTCGCCGCCGAAGGGTCTGACGGTCTCCGCGACCACGGAACAGCTCAAGCTGGACCAGGCAACCGGTTCGGGGAGCGTCGGCCTGACGGTCGAGGCGGGGCCGAAGACACCCGATGGCTACTACGAGGTTCCGCTGACCGTAGGGGGTTCCGGGAAGGGGAACACCGTACGCCTCTCCGCGATCGTGCTGGTGGCGGCGGACGGCAGCCCGGCTGCCGCGTACGACAACACCGGGCTCTCCGACGACGCGGACCACGGGCAGGCCGACTTCGACGGCGCGGGCAACAGTTACTCGCGGCAGGCGCTCGCCGCCGGGGGTCTGAAGAGCGGAGCCCGGGTCGAGGCGTCGGGCACGTCGTTCGTGTGGCCCGCGGCTCCGCAGGGGCGCCCGGACAACGTGGTCGCGGACGGCCGGACGCTCGATCTGTCCGGGAGCGCCAAGGACGCGAAGCGACTGCTGTTCGTGGGCTCGGCCACCAACGGGGATCACCAGGACAGCGCGAAGGTGACCTTCACCGACGGCAGTACAGGCACGGCTGATCTCTCGTTCGGTGACTGGACGCTGCCGGGCGGCGGTACGGATCCGGTCCTCGGGAACACGCTCGTGGCACATTCCGCGTACCGGAACCAGCCGGGTGGCACCGGCGGCGCGGCGGACGTCTTCGCCACCGCGCCCTTCAAGGTGCCGGACGGGAAGCAGATCAAGAGCGTGACGCTGCCGAAGAATCCGCAGCTGCATGTGTTCGCCGTCGGGCTCGGCTGA
- a CDS encoding DUF2087 domain-containing protein, which yields MSDNVSSGSHGVMALFSHGRVTAIPRKPARREQLLGHLAETLFERDREYTEPQVNDALRTVHDDCAALRRYLVESALLTRSRDGSVYRRGR from the coding sequence ATGTCCGACAACGTATCCAGCGGTTCTCACGGCGTCATGGCGCTGTTCTCCCATGGCCGCGTCACCGCGATCCCCCGCAAGCCCGCGCGCCGCGAACAGCTGCTCGGCCACCTGGCGGAGACGCTGTTCGAGCGGGACCGGGAGTACACCGAGCCCCAGGTCAACGACGCACTGCGCACCGTGCACGACGACTGCGCCGCGCTGCGCCGCTACCTCGTGGAGTCGGCCCTGCTGACCCGGTCCAGGGACGGCAGCGTCTACCGGCGAGGCCGGTAG
- a CDS encoding NAD-dependent epimerase/dehydratase family protein, which produces MHLLVLGGTSFVGRAIVEEALRTGAEVTLFGRGRTGTDLFPGVTRRIGDRDTDDYAALRDGRWDAVVDVSGYVPRHVGQAMDAIGDRGGRYLFISSHAVYQRSGVEPGSDEDTPRRAPVRDVHSTELLDEDTYGPAKVACEDDVLARYGNRATIVRPGKVAGPHDPSDTFTYWVRRAARGGRIALPADPAQPVQVIDSRDLAALVMRLLADDRPGVFHAVGPAEPTTLGALIETCARAAGTKVEIVPVPPEAGARMFPLVRPNWPTQQRSPARARAAGLPATPLEVTAADVLAWDRERGEPPIHRGYPAQEEEVLLARTAGGTTDSGPTDSGPTDSGSSEGGTTVG; this is translated from the coding sequence ATGCATCTTCTTGTTCTCGGCGGTACGTCGTTCGTGGGCCGCGCCATCGTGGAGGAGGCCCTCCGCACCGGGGCCGAAGTGACCCTGTTCGGCCGGGGGAGAACCGGGACGGATCTCTTCCCCGGGGTGACCCGGCGCATCGGCGACCGCGACACGGACGACTACGCTGCGCTGCGCGACGGCCGCTGGGATGCGGTCGTGGACGTCAGCGGATATGTCCCGCGCCATGTCGGCCAGGCCATGGATGCCATCGGGGACCGGGGCGGACGGTACCTGTTCATCTCCAGCCACGCGGTGTACCAGCGCTCGGGGGTGGAGCCCGGCTCGGACGAGGACACGCCGCGCCGCGCACCGGTACGGGACGTGCACAGCACCGAGTTGCTGGACGAGGACACCTACGGCCCCGCCAAGGTGGCCTGCGAGGACGACGTCCTGGCCAGGTACGGCAACCGAGCGACGATCGTGCGCCCCGGAAAGGTCGCAGGACCGCACGACCCGTCGGACACCTTCACCTACTGGGTGCGCCGGGCCGCACGCGGCGGCCGGATCGCTCTGCCCGCCGACCCGGCGCAGCCCGTGCAGGTCATCGACTCCCGCGATCTGGCCGCTCTCGTGATGCGCCTGCTCGCGGACGACCGGCCCGGTGTGTTCCACGCGGTGGGCCCCGCCGAGCCGACCACGCTCGGCGCGCTGATCGAGACCTGCGCGCGGGCCGCCGGTACCAAGGTGGAGATCGTGCCGGTGCCCCCGGAGGCGGGGGCGCGGATGTTCCCCCTGGTACGCCCCAACTGGCCTACGCAGCAGCGCAGTCCTGCCAGAGCGCGGGCGGCCGGTCTGCCCGCGACACCGCTGGAGGTCACCGCGGCGGACGTCCTGGCCTGGGACCGCGAACGCGGCGAACCTCCCATCCATCGCGGCTACCCGGCCCAGGAGGAAGAGGTACTGCTCGCCCGGACAGCCGGTGGAACCACAGACAGCGGGCCCACAGACAGCGGGCCCACAGACAGCGGGTCCTCAGAGGGCGGCACCACAGTCGGCTGA
- a CDS encoding ROK family transcriptional regulator: protein MTEPTDALQRLRRVNEAAVLGELRRSGGLSRGELKVRTGLSRTTLFAIVSDLLERKAVVEQPAADSELPRGRGRPALEISLNARGAELIGIDLQRNRIHVVIANCAHEVVGRFSAPLPVGSGPAERAAQAVAAVGELVRREGISLAPVEGIGLGLPGFVQNPASGDPHRKTPFAEHVAAALGSHFGVPVATENNSRLAALAEVTWGAARGQDNTVFLAWSDGVGGGLVVNGVLVHGAHGAAGEIGHTSCDPEGPLCHCGGRGCLEGVIRIPVLLAACAERGVEVGDAAGLIALAAEGQPDVAAVLRGAATTAGRVLAALAAHVDPECIVVYGEPAALDALVLTPIREQLAALSLPSAPRTITVCGSALGADAAALGGVALLLRTTGQDVDELLDRRVPGAAEEDRNEVGRPGAETTTTGTDSKESVR, encoded by the coding sequence ATGACGGAACCGACCGATGCCTTGCAGCGCCTGCGCAGGGTCAATGAAGCCGCCGTCCTCGGTGAGCTGCGCCGCTCCGGCGGTCTCAGCCGTGGCGAGCTGAAGGTGAGGACCGGTCTCTCCCGTACCACCCTGTTCGCGATCGTCTCCGACCTGCTGGAGCGCAAGGCGGTCGTGGAGCAGCCTGCGGCGGACTCCGAACTGCCCCGCGGACGTGGCAGACCCGCCCTGGAGATCTCGCTCAACGCGCGCGGCGCCGAGCTGATCGGGATCGACCTCCAGCGCAACCGGATCCATGTGGTCATCGCCAACTGCGCCCATGAGGTGGTCGGCAGGTTCAGCGCCCCGCTGCCCGTGGGCAGCGGTCCCGCAGAGCGGGCCGCGCAGGCCGTCGCGGCGGTCGGGGAACTGGTACGGCGGGAGGGGATCAGTCTGGCGCCCGTCGAAGGAATCGGCCTCGGTCTGCCCGGTTTCGTCCAGAACCCGGCGTCCGGGGACCCGCACCGGAAGACGCCGTTCGCCGAACACGTCGCCGCCGCGCTCGGCAGCCACTTCGGTGTTCCCGTCGCCACGGAGAACAACTCACGCCTCGCCGCACTGGCCGAAGTCACCTGGGGCGCCGCCCGGGGCCAGGACAACACCGTCTTCCTCGCGTGGTCGGACGGGGTCGGCGGCGGGCTCGTCGTGAACGGTGTGCTGGTGCACGGCGCCCACGGCGCGGCCGGCGAGATCGGCCACACCAGCTGCGATCCCGAAGGACCGCTCTGCCACTGCGGCGGCCGGGGATGTCTGGAGGGCGTCATCCGGATTCCGGTGCTGCTGGCCGCCTGCGCGGAGCGCGGTGTGGAGGTCGGGGACGCGGCCGGGCTGATCGCGCTCGCCGCCGAGGGGCAGCCGGACGTGGCCGCCGTGCTGCGCGGCGCGGCCACCACGGCGGGCCGGGTCCTCGCGGCCCTCGCGGCCCATGTCGACCCCGAATGCATCGTGGTCTACGGCGAACCGGCCGCCCTCGACGCACTGGTACTGACCCCGATCCGGGAGCAACTGGCGGCCCTGTCCCTGCCGTCCGCTCCCCGCACCATCACCGTGTGCGGTTCGGCACTCGGCGCCGACGCGGCCGCGCTCGGCGGCGTGGCGCTGCTGCTCCGCACCACCGGCCAGGACGTGGACGAACTGCTCGACCGGCGGGTCCCCGGAGCGGCTGAGGAAGATCGGAACGAGGTCGGCAGGCCCGGAGCAGAGACCACGACGACCGGCACAGACAGCAAGGAGAGCGTCCGATGA
- a CDS encoding formylglycine-generating enzyme family protein: protein MSACCGPARGTAPAPGVTSLSAPPADFAVPDRRPADVLRGMVPVAGGPFLMGGEDTDAFPADGEGPVREVTVGAFHIDAACVTNGRFAAFVKATGYRTEAELIGWSYVFGSSVPPQARHAVLPGTVPGAPWWRAVAGAYWRAPEGPGSSVGDRRGHPVVHMSWNDANAYARWAGKRLPTEAEWEKAARGGLAGARFPWGDELTPRGRDRCNIWQGDFPVRNTRADGRTGTVPATAYAPNGYGLYNTSGNVWEWCADRFSPDWHSAARPETRTDPTGPPTGENRVLRGGSYLCHRSYCNRYRVAARTSNTPDSTTGHGGFRCAL, encoded by the coding sequence ATGAGTGCGTGCTGCGGACCGGCACGGGGAACGGCCCCGGCCCCCGGCGTGACATCCCTGTCCGCTCCCCCGGCGGACTTCGCCGTACCCGACCGCCGCCCCGCCGATGTGCTGCGCGGCATGGTGCCCGTCGCGGGCGGGCCGTTCCTGATGGGCGGCGAGGACACCGACGCGTTTCCCGCCGACGGCGAGGGGCCGGTCAGGGAGGTGACCGTCGGCGCGTTCCACATCGACGCGGCGTGCGTCACCAACGGCAGGTTCGCCGCTTTCGTGAAGGCCACCGGATACCGCACCGAGGCCGAACTCATCGGCTGGTCCTACGTGTTCGGCTCTTCCGTCCCCCCGCAGGCGCGCCACGCGGTGCTGCCGGGCACCGTCCCCGGAGCCCCCTGGTGGCGGGCGGTGGCCGGCGCGTACTGGCGCGCCCCCGAGGGCCCGGGCTCATCGGTCGGGGACCGCAGGGGCCACCCGGTGGTTCATATGTCCTGGAACGACGCGAACGCCTACGCCCGCTGGGCGGGCAAGCGGCTGCCCACCGAGGCCGAGTGGGAAAAGGCCGCCCGCGGCGGCCTGGCCGGGGCGCGCTTCCCGTGGGGCGACGAACTGACACCGCGCGGCAGGGACCGCTGCAATATCTGGCAGGGTGATTTCCCCGTGCGCAACACCCGTGCGGACGGCCGCACGGGCACCGTCCCGGCCACCGCGTACGCCCCCAACGGCTATGGCCTGTACAACACTTCGGGCAATGTCTGGGAGTGGTGCGCCGACCGTTTCAGCCCGGACTGGCACAGCGCCGCCCGCCCGGAGACGCGTACCGACCCCACCGGGCCGCCCACCGGTGAGAACCGGGTGCTGCGCGGCGGTTCGTACCTCTGCCACCGTTCGTACTGCAATCGCTACCGAGTGGCCGCCCGTACCTCGAACACACCCGACAGCACGACGGGGCACGGGGGGTTCCGCTGCGCGCTCTGA
- a CDS encoding FUSC family protein, which yields MAATRRTRTGTWDRYAASDPGFLRLMAGLRTVAAIGLALIVLSLFHTPVPLLVAGAMAAMVSTFAIREKEVRGQAITLGFGLPVALASMSLGALLNTRVIAGDTFFVLLIFGAVYSRRFGDRGTALGLIGFQVYFVSLFVHATVATLPPLYLTLTIAFASSAVVRFAVVPETPERTLGRLREAFRARLAQLVATHIELLDAAPAQLDKILDDLRGRTARLHQTALMIQGQLESGTRDPATAALVQRRIADAEIAAERLGMLLLNARSAERADTLTLHLPNAPAPASASTARSGGGAGGIDGTDEITALLRRDLNALHLVVTRLAPDERGTALAHLRNRLLGYRDEENLPRASLAVQDVFRGLGEAARSVLGLRLALDGPQDESDDTPETTRSREEFEAEDVAIVRAEETDEDRTGLQRRTTRTAFQVSVGSTLAIVGGEFLSSQRWYWAVLTCWVVFLNTASTGEILVKGYRRLLGTVLGVVAGVGLAGLVGNHTWTAFALVLLFIFGMFFSAPLSYALMSFFVTAMLGLLYTLLNTYSFSVLVLRIEETALGAACGIIAAVLVLPVHTDRRTDEELATVLARLRDVASAAVSQLSGGPPADLLDMARDLDTALDDLRRSTQPLTHPITPLRVRRQTARYLVAVLETCAYHARSLAATAELVPYSKTIAADPRLERSGVRIAHNIDVIVARVADENAGGEVESGASIAAMLESSSSEVLRSGTVTYRVLRHLQRLDEGVVGLARTLDVPVAAREERKAA from the coding sequence ATGGCAGCAACACGGCGGACACGGACCGGGACCTGGGACCGCTACGCGGCATCCGACCCGGGATTCCTGCGACTGATGGCGGGGCTGCGGACCGTCGCGGCGATCGGGCTCGCGCTCATCGTGCTCTCGCTGTTCCACACGCCGGTCCCCCTCCTCGTCGCCGGCGCGATGGCGGCCATGGTCTCCACCTTCGCGATCAGGGAGAAGGAGGTGCGCGGCCAGGCCATCACGCTCGGGTTCGGCCTCCCCGTCGCCCTCGCTTCGATGTCCCTGGGGGCGCTGCTCAACACCCGTGTCATCGCGGGCGACACCTTCTTCGTCCTGCTGATCTTCGGCGCCGTCTACTCCCGGCGCTTCGGCGACCGCGGCACCGCGCTCGGTCTTATCGGGTTCCAGGTCTATTTCGTCTCGCTGTTCGTGCACGCCACGGTCGCCACCCTGCCCCCGCTGTACCTGACACTGACCATCGCCTTCGCGAGCAGCGCTGTCGTACGGTTCGCCGTCGTACCGGAGACACCCGAGCGCACCCTGGGCCGGCTGCGGGAGGCGTTCAGGGCCCGGCTCGCCCAGCTGGTGGCCACCCACATAGAGCTGCTCGACGCCGCCCCGGCGCAGCTCGACAAGATCCTCGACGACTTGCGCGGGCGCACCGCACGGCTGCACCAGACGGCGCTGATGATCCAGGGCCAGCTGGAGTCCGGCACCCGTGACCCGGCGACTGCCGCGCTGGTGCAGCGCAGGATCGCGGACGCGGAGATCGCCGCCGAGCGCCTCGGGATGCTGCTGCTCAACGCCCGCAGCGCGGAACGCGCGGACACCCTCACCCTGCATCTGCCGAACGCACCGGCCCCGGCCTCCGCGAGCACCGCACGGTCCGGCGGGGGAGCCGGAGGCATCGACGGGACGGACGAGATCACAGCCCTGCTGCGCCGGGACCTGAACGCGCTGCATCTGGTGGTGACCCGGCTGGCCCCCGACGAGCGCGGCACGGCCCTGGCCCATCTCCGCAACAGGCTGCTGGGCTACCGGGACGAGGAGAATCTGCCGCGTGCCTCGCTCGCCGTACAGGACGTGTTCCGCGGACTCGGTGAGGCCGCGCGCTCCGTGCTCGGGCTGCGGCTCGCGCTGGACGGACCGCAGGACGAGTCCGACGACACTCCGGAAACGACCCGCTCGCGCGAGGAGTTCGAGGCCGAGGACGTGGCCATCGTCCGCGCCGAGGAGACCGATGAGGACCGTACCGGCCTGCAGCGGCGCACCACGAGGACGGCGTTCCAGGTCTCGGTCGGCTCGACGCTGGCCATCGTCGGCGGCGAGTTCCTGTCCAGCCAGCGCTGGTACTGGGCGGTGCTGACCTGCTGGGTCGTCTTCCTCAACACCGCGTCCACCGGCGAGATCCTCGTCAAGGGCTACCGGCGGCTGCTCGGCACGGTCCTCGGCGTCGTCGCCGGGGTCGGTCTCGCGGGGCTCGTCGGCAACCACACCTGGACCGCCTTCGCCCTGGTCCTCCTCTTCATCTTCGGGATGTTCTTCAGCGCGCCCCTGTCGTACGCGCTGATGTCCTTCTTCGTCACGGCGATGCTGGGCCTGCTCTACACACTCCTCAACACCTACAGCTTCTCTGTACTGGTGCTGCGGATCGAGGAGACCGCCCTGGGCGCAGCCTGCGGGATCATCGCGGCCGTGCTGGTGCTCCCTGTGCACACCGACCGACGTACCGACGAGGAGCTCGCTACGGTGCTGGCCCGGCTGCGGGACGTAGCATCTGCCGCCGTGTCCCAGCTCAGTGGCGGCCCCCCGGCCGACCTCCTGGACATGGCGCGCGATCTCGACACCGCCCTGGACGACCTGCGCCGCTCCACCCAGCCGCTGACGCACCCCATCACCCCGCTGCGGGTGCGGCGGCAGACCGCCCGCTATCTGGTGGCGGTGCTGGAGACCTGTGCGTACCACGCGCGTTCGCTCGCCGCGACGGCCGAGCTGGTGCCGTACAGCAAGACCATCGCGGCCGATCCCCGGCTGGAGCGGTCCGGCGTGCGTATCGCCCACAACATCGACGTGATCGTGGCACGGGTGGCGGACGAGAACGCCGGGGGTGAGGTGGAGTCCGGTGCCAGTATCGCCGCCATGCTGGAGAGCAGCTCGTCCGAAGTGCTCCGGTCGGGCACGGTCACCTACCGCGTACTGCGGCACCTGCAGCGCCTCGACGAGGGAGTGGTCGGCCTCGCCCGCACCCTCGACGTACCGGTCGCGGCCCGCGAGGAGCGGAAGGCGGCCTGA
- a CDS encoding APC family permease, whose translation MPQNQPPEARNGQAVLAQEHRLRKDLGFWGLTAIGFSNILGSGWLFAALYAAQTAGPAALLSWIAAGVLCALVALVMVELGATRPEGGGTVRWPLYASGRLVGTVIGWSVLLSVGGTAAEISAIMQYAAHYLPGLYEGGRLTATGLGVAAALSVLLTVLNWFAVRVFARLNNLVSLLKVVIPVITVIALFLSGTHSGRLTDHGGFAPYGYAACLTALAGGGIVYSVNGFQAPLDFSGEARNPRRTVPAAVLTGIALAVLVYLGLQLAFLFTVPDSLLGHGWHGVNFDSPFGQLALVLNLHWLATLLYADAVLSPGGSAYVGVAIDARHTYALAKNGLLPRFFMRIDPRSGTARRALLLNLAVIIVFMLPFGGWQDIVSVMGDMYLLIYAASAVAVAVFRAHDRERGMPRADGQVPGVRWIAPVSFMVAGEFVFWSGWHNLRLALPLVLAGVPLFLMLRRGAEGPSPRDELRHGAWLVFYLAALTLLSWLGSFGGSGRLPAPYDSVVVAVVSLGVFGWAVRSGAGHLRAHPDAEPGLPDPISP comes from the coding sequence GTGCCGCAGAACCAGCCACCGGAGGCACGTAACGGTCAAGCCGTACTCGCCCAGGAACACCGGCTCCGCAAGGACCTCGGGTTCTGGGGCCTGACGGCGATCGGGTTCTCCAACATCCTCGGCTCCGGCTGGCTGTTCGCCGCCCTGTACGCCGCCCAGACCGCGGGGCCCGCCGCCCTGCTGTCGTGGATCGCCGCGGGCGTGCTCTGCGCCCTGGTCGCGCTGGTGATGGTGGAGCTCGGGGCGACCCGCCCGGAGGGCGGCGGTACCGTGCGCTGGCCGCTGTACGCGAGCGGGCGGCTGGTCGGCACCGTGATCGGCTGGTCCGTCCTGCTGTCGGTCGGCGGTACGGCCGCGGAGATCAGCGCCATCATGCAGTACGCGGCGCACTACCTGCCCGGCCTCTACGAAGGGGGCAGGCTCACCGCGACCGGCCTCGGTGTGGCCGCCGCACTGAGCGTGCTGCTGACCGTGCTCAACTGGTTCGCGGTGCGCGTGTTCGCACGGCTGAACAACCTGGTCTCCCTGCTCAAGGTCGTCATCCCCGTCATCACCGTGATCGCCCTCTTCCTCTCGGGCACCCACTCCGGCCGCCTCACCGACCACGGCGGCTTCGCACCGTACGGCTACGCGGCCTGCCTCACCGCTCTCGCAGGCGGCGGCATCGTCTACTCCGTGAACGGCTTCCAGGCGCCTCTCGACTTCTCCGGTGAGGCCCGCAACCCGCGCAGGACGGTACCCGCCGCGGTCCTTACCGGTATCGCCCTCGCCGTCCTCGTCTACCTCGGGCTCCAGCTGGCGTTCCTCTTCACCGTCCCCGACTCCCTGCTCGGCCACGGCTGGCACGGCGTCAACTTCGATTCGCCCTTCGGTCAGCTCGCCCTGGTACTGAACCTGCACTGGCTCGCGACCCTGCTCTACGCGGACGCGGTGCTCTCGCCGGGCGGCTCGGCGTACGTCGGAGTGGCCATCGACGCCCGGCACACCTACGCGCTGGCCAAGAACGGCCTGCTGCCCCGCTTCTTCATGCGGATCGACCCCCGCTCCGGAACGGCCCGCCGGGCGCTGCTGCTCAATCTCGCCGTCATCATCGTCTTCATGCTGCCGTTCGGCGGCTGGCAGGACATCGTCAGCGTCATGGGCGACATGTATCTGCTCATCTATGCGGCATCCGCGGTCGCCGTCGCGGTGTTCCGGGCGCACGACCGGGAGCGGGGAATGCCGCGGGCGGACGGCCAGGTTCCCGGAGTCCGCTGGATCGCGCCGGTCAGTTTCATGGTGGCCGGCGAGTTCGTCTTCTGGTCGGGCTGGCACAACCTGCGGCTCGCGCTGCCGCTGGTGCTCGCGGGCGTCCCGCTGTTCCTGATGCTGCGGCGCGGCGCCGAAGGCCCCTCCCCGCGCGACGAACTACGGCACGGAGCCTGGCTGGTGTTCTATCTGGCCGCGCTGACCCTGCTGTCCTGGCTCGGCAGTTTCGGCGGATCGGGACGGCTGCCGGCCCCGTACGACTCGGTGGTGGTGGCCGTCGTCTCGCTGGGGGTCTTCGGTTGGGCGGTCCGCTCGGGCGCCGGCCACCTCAGGGCGCACCCGGACGCCGAGCCCGGGCTGCCCGATCCGATCAGCCCCTGA